A region of Mesorhizobium sp. M3A.F.Ca.ET.080.04.2.1 DNA encodes the following proteins:
- the cobT gene encoding cobaltochelatase subunit CobT: MAGPGDNTRNKPKNGSEADSFKRAVTVCMRAVAGDKDLEVGFAKDRPALAGSRARLPELPKKATRNDIAITRGIGDSMALKRACHDQRIHNKLAPEGKLARSIFDAVEQARVEAIGSRAMQGVADNIGSMLEDKYAKANLVDVRDKADAPLEEALALMVREKLTGRTVPKSGERLVDLWRPWVEEKASADLDALSAKLDDQQAFARLVRDMLVSMEMAEELGDDQETEDTEDNEENEQQGEEQSEEGGEDDSGSEQSQSEDAESSADEQESAETEATDATSDDLSDEDDSDAETPGEARRNDNPFLNLPKEIDYKVFTTAFDETVGAEDLCEEEELDRLRAFLDKQLANLSGVVGRLANRLQRRLMAQQNRSWDFDLEEGYLDPSRLVRVVIDPMQPLSFKQERDTKFRDTVVSLVLDNSGSMRGRPITVAATCADILARTLERCGVSVEILGFTTRAWKGGQAREKWLKDGKPPNPGRLNDLRHIIYKSADHPWRRARRNLGLMMREGLLKENIDGEALLWAHNRLIGRPEQRKILMMISDGAPVDDSTLSVNPGNYLERHLRAVIELIETRSPVELLAIGIGHDVTRYYRRAVTIVDAEELAGAMTEQLASLFDEESARDSRRGGLRRAG; the protein is encoded by the coding sequence ATGGCGGGTCCGGGCGACAACACGCGCAACAAGCCGAAGAACGGGTCTGAAGCGGACAGCTTCAAACGTGCCGTCACGGTATGCATGCGCGCCGTCGCCGGCGACAAGGATCTCGAAGTCGGTTTCGCCAAGGACCGGCCCGCACTGGCCGGCAGCCGCGCCCGGCTGCCCGAGCTGCCGAAGAAGGCTACCCGAAACGACATAGCGATCACCCGCGGTATCGGCGATTCCATGGCGCTGAAGCGCGCCTGCCACGACCAGCGCATCCACAACAAGCTGGCGCCGGAAGGCAAGCTGGCGCGCTCGATCTTCGACGCGGTCGAGCAGGCGCGGGTCGAGGCGATCGGCAGCCGCGCCATGCAGGGCGTCGCCGACAATATCGGCTCGATGCTCGAGGACAAATACGCCAAGGCGAACCTGGTCGATGTCAGGGACAAGGCCGACGCGCCGCTCGAGGAAGCGCTGGCCCTGATGGTGCGCGAAAAACTCACCGGCCGCACCGTGCCGAAGAGCGGCGAGCGGCTGGTCGATCTCTGGCGCCCATGGGTGGAGGAAAAGGCCAGCGCCGATCTCGATGCGCTGTCGGCCAAGCTCGACGACCAGCAGGCCTTTGCCCGCCTGGTGCGTGACATGCTCGTCTCGATGGAAATGGCCGAGGAACTCGGCGACGACCAGGAGACGGAGGACACCGAGGACAACGAAGAAAACGAGCAGCAGGGCGAAGAACAAAGCGAGGAGGGCGGCGAGGACGACTCCGGCTCCGAGCAGTCGCAGTCCGAGGATGCCGAGTCTTCTGCCGACGAACAAGAGTCGGCCGAAACGGAAGCGACAGACGCGACCTCCGACGACCTTTCCGACGAGGACGATTCCGACGCGGAGACGCCCGGCGAAGCGCGGCGCAACGACAATCCGTTCCTCAACCTGCCGAAGGAAATCGACTACAAGGTCTTCACCACCGCCTTCGACGAGACGGTCGGCGCCGAGGATCTTTGCGAGGAAGAAGAGCTCGATCGGCTGCGCGCCTTCCTCGACAAGCAACTCGCCAATCTCTCCGGCGTCGTCGGCCGGCTGGCCAACCGGCTGCAGCGCCGGCTGATGGCGCAGCAGAACCGCTCCTGGGATTTCGACCTCGAGGAAGGCTACCTCGATCCATCGCGGCTGGTGCGCGTCGTCATTGATCCGATGCAGCCGCTGTCGTTCAAGCAGGAGCGCGACACCAAGTTCCGCGACACCGTGGTGTCGCTGGTGCTCGACAATTCGGGCTCGATGCGCGGCCGCCCGATCACCGTGGCGGCGACCTGCGCCGACATTCTGGCGCGCACGCTGGAGCGCTGCGGTGTTTCGGTCGAGATCCTCGGCTTCACCACGCGCGCGTGGAAGGGCGGGCAGGCGCGCGAGAAATGGCTGAAGGACGGCAAGCCGCCGAACCCCGGCAGGCTCAACGATCTGCGCCACATCATCTACAAGTCCGCCGACCATCCGTGGCGGCGCGCGCGCCGCAACCTCGGCCTGATGATGCGCGAGGGCCTGCTCAAGGAAAACATCGACGGCGAGGCACTGCTTTGGGCGCATAACCGGCTGATCGGCCGGCCGGAGCAGCGCAAGATCCTGATGATGATCTCGGACGGTGCGCCGGTCGACGATTCCACGCTGTCGGTCAATCCCGGCAACTATCTCGAGCGGCACCTGCGCGCCGTGATCGAGCTGATCGAGACGCGCTCGCCGGTCGAACTGCTCGCCATCGGCATCGGCCATGACGTCACGCGCTACTATCGGCGCGCCGTCACCATCGTCGACGCCGAGGAATTGGCCGGCGCCATGACCGAGCAACTGGCGTCGCTGTTCGACGAGGAGAGCGCCCGCGACAGCCGGCGCGGCGGCTTGCGGCGCGCCGGATGA
- a CDS encoding esterase-like activity of phytase family protein, translated as MILSRARIRRAISACALACAWVSPAFAEARTPIETIEVSARPITEFHTGRDEKRFGPLEFVGGLEMTSPSRDFGALSAFRFLKPGSDFIGVADTGFWFFGSIARDAEGRPSGVTSFRMQQMVDASGLPIDRKWKVDAEGLAVKDGVATVGFERDQRIAQFKIDADNMKGPFRQLDYLVPARELRMNRGFETVTHAHPYGQHEGGLVVVSEKSLDKAGNIYAAVIEGPHKGVFTVKRNGDFDITDGAFLPNGDLLLLERSFSMARGVKMRLRRIYGESVEKGAVADGPVLMEADMGDQIDNMEGLDVWTRDDGALIVSLMSDDNHSILQRNLYLEFMLHED; from the coding sequence ATGATCTTGTCGAGGGCGCGGATCCGGCGGGCAATATCGGCTTGTGCGCTGGCCTGTGCGTGGGTTTCGCCGGCATTTGCCGAGGCGCGCACCCCGATCGAGACGATCGAGGTTTCGGCGCGGCCAATCACCGAGTTCCATACTGGCCGGGATGAGAAACGGTTCGGACCGCTGGAATTCGTCGGCGGGCTGGAGATGACCTCGCCGTCGCGCGATTTCGGCGCGCTGTCGGCCTTTCGCTTCCTGAAGCCCGGCAGCGATTTCATCGGCGTCGCCGACACCGGCTTCTGGTTCTTCGGCAGCATCGCGCGCGATGCCGAGGGGCGTCCCTCGGGCGTAACAAGTTTCCGTATGCAGCAGATGGTCGACGCCTCGGGCCTGCCGATCGACAGGAAATGGAAGGTCGATGCCGAAGGGCTCGCGGTGAAGGACGGCGTCGCTACCGTCGGTTTCGAGCGCGACCAGCGGATCGCCCAGTTCAAGATCGATGCCGATAATATGAAGGGACCGTTCAGACAGCTCGACTATCTGGTTCCGGCCCGGGAGCTGCGGATGAACCGCGGCTTCGAGACCGTGACGCATGCGCATCCTTACGGCCAGCATGAGGGCGGCCTGGTGGTGGTGTCGGAAAAGAGCCTGGACAAGGCCGGCAACATCTACGCGGCCGTCATCGAGGGACCGCACAAGGGCGTCTTCACGGTCAAGCGCAACGGCGATTTCGACATCACTGACGGCGCCTTTCTGCCGAACGGTGACCTTCTGCTGTTGGAGCGCAGCTTCTCGATGGCGCGCGGGGTGAAGATGCGGCTGCGACGCATCTATGGCGAAAGCGTCGAGAAGGGCGCCGTTGCCGACGGTCCAGTGCTGATGGAAGCCGATATGGGCGACCAGATCGACAATATGGAAGGGCTTGACGTCTGGACCCGGGACGACGGCGCCCTGATCGTGTCACTGATGTCGGACGACAATCACTCGATCCTGCAGCGCAACCTCTATCTGGAATTCATGCTGCACGAGGATTGA
- a CDS encoding GtrA family protein: MCQRFTLCYVTWCRIAKNFQDIATRMTTQATGWKHDLLLAFCATLLVLAINAISGFPSLADYGGDNDSMLRMVEVRDLLGGQGWFDLHQYRMGLAGGFVMHWSRLVDTPIALIILAFDAQGAGAATAERAAQIIWPLSLYGMTIFVILRASQRFAGANVAMPALVLSTAALFFLRIFSPGFLDHHNIQLLLTAASLWLLMEAPPWRIAAVLSGMCAGLTLAIGMETAPYVATLGAAVAVLFILDEKERMTASGFGIGFAAVASVVFVATIHPSSWGAPQCDAFSSFQFVIAALSGLGLAMLAGLPGQSTAKSRLIRMSMLAVAVAAVAVVFFPQCLAAPYADVDQRLRTYWLNDVVEAQPFFSVAVHQPKLMAARYVTPFIGILLIAFQLRSRRLRREEALAGLLLVVAFAVSLWQVRGSTFSVAFAVLPLSAWIARIRLQASIARSWRISTRMAAAWLMSLNATWAGVAVAAQSMVQTAPRAINSDPDHGLSCGKPGDFRDLAAMPATTVLASSNLGSGILMFTGHRALAGPYHRNVGGNLAMFDAFMGTPEITRAVIEREHVGLVVICRGNSEEISLAQDAPLGLAAQLVKGRAPDWLELVASTAGKPIEIYKVR; encoded by the coding sequence GTGTGCCAGCGCTTTACGCTTTGTTACGTCACATGGTGCAGGATCGCGAAAAATTTCCAGGACATCGCGACCCGCATGACCACGCAGGCTACCGGTTGGAAACATGATCTCCTGCTGGCGTTCTGCGCCACGCTGCTGGTCCTCGCGATCAACGCTATATCCGGCTTTCCGTCGCTCGCCGACTATGGCGGCGACAACGACAGCATGCTGCGGATGGTCGAGGTCCGCGATCTTCTCGGCGGCCAGGGCTGGTTCGATCTCCATCAATACAGGATGGGCCTGGCGGGCGGCTTCGTCATGCACTGGTCGCGCCTGGTCGATACCCCGATCGCGCTCATCATCCTGGCTTTCGATGCGCAGGGCGCCGGCGCAGCCACGGCCGAGAGGGCCGCACAGATCATCTGGCCGCTTTCTCTCTACGGCATGACGATATTCGTCATTCTGCGCGCCTCGCAGCGTTTTGCCGGCGCGAATGTGGCGATGCCCGCTCTGGTGCTCTCGACCGCCGCGCTGTTCTTCCTCCGCATCTTCAGCCCTGGCTTCCTCGACCACCACAACATCCAGCTGCTTTTGACAGCGGCGAGCCTCTGGCTTTTGATGGAGGCGCCCCCCTGGCGGATCGCCGCCGTTCTCTCCGGCATGTGCGCGGGCCTCACGCTTGCGATCGGCATGGAAACCGCGCCTTACGTGGCGACGCTGGGCGCCGCTGTCGCCGTGCTCTTCATTCTCGATGAAAAGGAGCGCATGACCGCATCCGGCTTCGGCATCGGATTTGCAGCGGTCGCGTCGGTGGTCTTCGTCGCCACCATACATCCGTCCTCCTGGGGCGCACCCCAGTGCGATGCCTTTTCGTCCTTCCAGTTCGTGATCGCGGCGCTCTCCGGCCTCGGTTTGGCCATGCTTGCCGGCCTGCCCGGACAGTCTACGGCCAAGAGCCGGCTCATCCGCATGTCGATGCTGGCCGTGGCGGTCGCAGCGGTCGCGGTGGTGTTCTTCCCGCAATGCCTGGCCGCGCCCTATGCAGATGTAGACCAGCGACTTCGCACCTATTGGCTGAACGACGTCGTCGAGGCGCAGCCCTTCTTCAGCGTTGCGGTCCATCAGCCGAAGCTGATGGCCGCGCGCTATGTGACGCCCTTCATCGGCATCCTGCTGATCGCCTTTCAGCTTCGCAGCCGACGCCTTCGCCGCGAGGAGGCTCTTGCCGGCTTGCTGCTTGTCGTCGCCTTCGCCGTCAGCCTATGGCAGGTCCGCGGCTCCACCTTCTCGGTCGCCTTCGCGGTGCTGCCGCTCTCGGCCTGGATCGCCCGTATCCGCCTTCAGGCAAGCATCGCTCGCTCATGGCGCATATCCACGCGGATGGCCGCAGCCTGGCTGATGTCGCTCAACGCGACCTGGGCCGGCGTCGCGGTCGCCGCGCAGTCGATGGTCCAGACGGCGCCCAGAGCCATCAACTCCGACCCGGACCACGGACTGAGCTGCGGCAAGCCCGGAGACTTCCGCGATCTTGCCGCCATGCCGGCAACCACCGTGCTTGCCTCGTCCAATCTCGGCTCTGGAATACTGATGTTTACCGGCCACAGGGCGCTGGCCGGCCCGTACCACCGCAATGTCGGCGGCAATCTCGCCATGTTCGACGCCTTCATGGGAACGCCGGAAATCACGCGTGCGGTCATCGAGCGCGAACATGTCGGGCTGGTCGTGATCTGCCGCGGCAATTCGGAGGAAATCTCGCTTGCGCAGGACGCTCCGCTTGGGCTGGCGGCCCAGTTGGTGAAGGGGCGTGCACCGGACTGGCTCGAGCTGGTCGCCTCGACCGCCGGCAAGCCGATCGAGATCTACAAGGTCCGCTGA
- a CDS encoding queuosine precursor transporter, with translation MNFLSRYLPFVAAMALVVVASNILVQFPMQGQIGGLSLADLLTWGAFAYPFSFLVTDLANRRYGPAVARKVVFVGFMTAVICSILVPPFLFRHGLIEFETAADRLVRIAAASGAAFLTAQLLDVTVFNRLRRQSWWRAPIVGTLVGSVFDTAVFFALAFSAAFAFVGPNDAFALETAPLLGVLSVETMRWVSWALGDLSVKLIIAIVALIPYRLLAARWSQPAIA, from the coding sequence ATGAACTTCCTGTCGCGATACCTGCCTTTCGTGGCTGCCATGGCGCTTGTCGTCGTGGCGTCGAACATTCTCGTGCAGTTCCCGATGCAGGGCCAGATCGGCGGTCTTTCGCTGGCCGACCTGCTCACCTGGGGCGCTTTCGCCTATCCCTTCTCGTTCCTGGTCACAGATCTTGCCAACCGCCGCTACGGTCCGGCAGTGGCGCGCAAGGTGGTCTTCGTCGGTTTCATGACGGCGGTGATCTGCTCGATCCTGGTTCCGCCCTTCCTGTTCCGCCACGGCCTGATCGAGTTCGAGACCGCGGCCGACCGGCTGGTGCGTATCGCGGCTGCCTCCGGCGCGGCGTTCCTGACTGCGCAATTGCTCGACGTGACCGTGTTCAACCGGCTGCGGCGGCAGAGCTGGTGGCGCGCACCGATCGTCGGCACGCTGGTCGGCTCGGTATTCGACACGGCCGTGTTCTTCGCCCTTGCCTTTTCCGCCGCCTTCGCCTTTGTCGGCCCCAACGATGCCTTTGCGCTGGAGACGGCGCCGCTGCTGGGCGTGCTGTCGGTCGAGACAATGCGCTGGGTCTCCTGGGCGCTCGGCGACCTCTCGGTCAAGCTGATCATCGCCATCGTGGCTTTGATCCCCTACCGGCTGCTGGCGGCCCGCTGGAGCCAGCCTGCCATCGCCTGA
- the rpmB gene encoding 50S ribosomal protein L28 — MSRTCELTAKAVQTGNNVSHANNKTKRRFLPNLVNVTLISEVLNQNVRLRISANALRSVEHRGGLDAFLAKADAKELSQRARLLKKQIAKKLAEQPAA; from the coding sequence ATGTCCCGCACCTGCGAACTCACTGCCAAGGCAGTCCAGACTGGCAACAATGTGAGCCACGCCAACAACAAGACCAAGCGCCGCTTCCTGCCGAACCTGGTCAATGTGACGCTGATTTCCGAAGTGCTGAACCAGAACGTTCGGCTGCGCATTTCGGCCAACGCGCTGCGTTCGGTCGAGCATCGCGGCGGCCTCGACGCGTTCCTGGCCAAGGCCGATGCCAAGGAGCTGTCGCAGCGAGCTCGCCTGCTCAAGAAGCAGATCGCCAAGAAGCTCGCCGAGCAGCCGGCCGCCTAA
- a CDS encoding DUF3108 domain-containing protein, giving the protein MLRPSHALASLLAFAVPTASLAAAPQSFNGEYTVSFLGLSVARATFSSRYDGDNYAINGTVSAAGLARIFDDTKGTISSKGTISGKQIRPQVFRADYTSGKKASMVDIRFANGAVASTKVVPEPKKRDPKSWVPLGAGDLTSVLDPMAATVVHADSLDQVCGRTVKFYDGEMRANLTLTYASKGSISVRGYKGDTVTCKMGFQPVAGYRKGRKALDFLQNKSRMMVTFAPLGQTGVYAPIRATVGTQIGPLTISARRFEATN; this is encoded by the coding sequence ATGCTTCGCCCATCCCATGCACTTGCCAGCCTGCTTGCCTTCGCGGTGCCGACGGCAAGCCTTGCCGCGGCGCCGCAGTCGTTCAACGGCGAATATACCGTATCCTTCCTTGGTCTTTCGGTCGCCCGCGCGACGTTTTCCAGCCGCTACGACGGCGACAACTATGCGATCAACGGCACCGTCTCAGCGGCCGGTCTGGCCAGGATTTTCGACGACACCAAGGGCACAATCTCTTCGAAAGGCACGATTTCGGGCAAGCAGATCCGGCCGCAGGTCTTCCGCGCCGACTACACCTCCGGCAAGAAGGCGTCGATGGTCGACATCCGCTTCGCCAACGGCGCGGTGGCTTCGACCAAGGTCGTTCCGGAGCCGAAAAAGCGCGATCCGAAAAGCTGGGTGCCGCTCGGCGCCGGCGATCTGACATCGGTGCTCGATCCGATGGCGGCGACGGTCGTCCATGCCGACAGCCTCGACCAGGTCTGCGGCCGCACGGTCAAATTCTATGACGGCGAGATGCGCGCCAATCTGACGCTGACCTATGCCTCGAAGGGCTCGATCTCGGTACGCGGCTACAAAGGCGACACGGTGACCTGCAAAATGGGCTTCCAGCCGGTGGCGGGCTATCGCAAGGGGCGCAAAGCCCTGGATTTCCTGCAGAACAAGAGCCGAATGATGGTGACGTTTGCACCGCTCGGCCAAACCGGCGTATATGCGCCGATCCGCGCCACAGTCGGCACCCAGATCGGGCCGCTGACCATCAGTGCGAGACGGTTTGAGGCAACCAACTAG
- a CDS encoding EamA family transporter, protein MGRATLIGFSAVAMWALLALLTDASGQVPPFLLSAVTFAIGTGVGLAARLVMPAAGRPEKVPPQVWVIGIAGLFGYHFFYFTALRNAPAVEASLIAYLWPLLIVLGSALMPGERLAWNHVVGALLGLAGTVLIVTKGGGLAFDARYAFGYAMAGVCALLWSSYSLLSRRFPSVPTSIVTWFCAATSVLSLACHFLLERTVLPDGAAQWLAVLGLGLMPVGAAFYAWDVGVKRGNIQVLGAASYAAPLLSTLVLLAAGVAEPSLRILAACLLITGGAALAAKSLLLRRPAIGDAGA, encoded by the coding sequence ATGGGGCGGGCAACACTGATCGGCTTCTCCGCGGTCGCCATGTGGGCGCTGCTGGCGCTGCTCACCGACGCCTCCGGGCAGGTGCCGCCGTTCCTGTTGTCGGCCGTCACCTTCGCCATCGGCACCGGCGTCGGACTTGCCGCGCGGCTGGTGATGCCGGCCGCCGGACGGCCTGAGAAGGTTCCGCCGCAGGTCTGGGTCATCGGCATCGCCGGCCTGTTCGGCTACCACTTCTTCTACTTCACCGCCTTGCGGAATGCGCCGGCGGTGGAGGCCAGCCTGATCGCCTATCTGTGGCCGCTCCTGATCGTGCTCGGCTCGGCACTGATGCCGGGCGAGAGGCTGGCCTGGAACCATGTCGTCGGCGCGCTGCTCGGCCTAGCCGGCACGGTCCTGATCGTCACCAAGGGCGGTGGATTGGCCTTCGACGCCCGCTATGCCTTCGGCTACGCGATGGCCGGCGTCTGCGCGCTCCTGTGGTCTTCCTATTCGCTGCTGTCGCGGCGGTTTCCCTCGGTGCCGACCTCGATCGTCACCTGGTTCTGCGCCGCGACATCGGTGCTTTCGCTGGCCTGCCACTTTCTGCTCGAGAGGACAGTTCTGCCCGACGGCGCCGCACAGTGGCTGGCCGTGCTTGGGTTGGGCCTGATGCCGGTGGGGGCGGCCTTCTACGCCTGGGATGTCGGCGTCAAGCGCGGCAACATCCAGGTCCTCGGGGCGGCAAGCTATGCCGCGCCGCTGCTGTCGACCCTGGTGTTGCTTGCGGCCGGAGTCGCCGAGCCGTCGCTGCGCATTCTCGCCGCCTGTCTGCTTATCACCGGGGGCGCCGCGCTCGCGGCGAAGTCGCTCCTGTTGCGCAGGCCGGCAATCGGAGACGCCGGCGCATGA
- a CDS encoding lysoplasmalogenase family protein — MMPFAGGIEANANATLLFSFAAAVIYAFALDMPPRLARSAAKTLAVAFLAVLAAMQGGPVLLVAALALSAAGDAFLSRDGEKAFLAGLASFLAAHVAYVVLFLDIGGGLELLSAQSWRGAIALAMVAFGIVMLAALWRRVGPALRIPIAVYVATIMGMGIAALTTFQPLVIPGAVLFMTSDGLLAAERFLLAAISPHRVWMRYAVWVLYYAAQLAITLGFLLF, encoded by the coding sequence ATGATGCCCTTTGCGGGCGGCATCGAGGCCAACGCCAACGCGACGCTGCTGTTTTCGTTTGCCGCCGCGGTGATCTACGCCTTTGCCCTCGACATGCCGCCGCGGCTTGCCCGGTCGGCGGCCAAGACGCTGGCCGTCGCCTTTCTGGCGGTGCTCGCCGCCATGCAGGGCGGCCCAGTGCTGCTCGTCGCGGCGCTGGCGCTCAGCGCGGCCGGCGATGCCTTTCTCTCGCGCGACGGCGAGAAGGCCTTTCTCGCCGGGCTGGCGAGCTTCCTCGCCGCGCATGTCGCCTATGTCGTGCTGTTTCTCGACATCGGCGGCGGCCTCGAGTTGCTCTCTGCCCAATCGTGGCGCGGCGCGATCGCGCTGGCGATGGTTGCATTCGGCATCGTGATGCTCGCTGCGCTCTGGCGCCGCGTCGGCCCCGCTCTGCGGATCCCGATCGCCGTCTATGTCGCGACGATCATGGGAATGGGCATCGCGGCGCTCACCACCTTCCAGCCCTTGGTCATCCCGGGCGCGGTGCTGTTCATGACCTCGGACGGGCTGCTGGCGGCGGAGCGGTTCCTGCTCGCCGCGATCTCGCCGCATCGCGTCTGGATGCGCTACGCGGTCTGGGTGCTCTATTATGCAGCCCAGTTGGCGATCACCCTGGGATTCCTGCTGTTTTAG
- a CDS encoding cupin domain-containing protein gives MTSAAEIIATLDLKPHPEGGWYAETFRDGAAGTRGHSTAIYFLLEKGQLSAWHRVTDAAEVWHFYAGGPLALAMHEEGSATVIEQVLGTALAAGERPQIVVPAGWWQSARSLGEWTLVGCTVAPGFDFAAFELAEPDWQPKTA, from the coding sequence ATGACCAGCGCTGCCGAAATCATAGCCACGCTCGACCTCAAGCCGCATCCCGAGGGCGGCTGGTATGCCGAGACTTTTCGTGACGGTGCCGCAGGCACGCGCGGCCACTCGACCGCGATCTATTTCCTGTTGGAAAAAGGCCAGCTTTCGGCCTGGCATAGGGTCACGGACGCGGCCGAGGTCTGGCACTTCTATGCCGGCGGACCGCTGGCGCTCGCCATGCATGAGGAAGGCTCCGCCACAGTGATCGAACAGGTGCTGGGCACCGCACTTGCCGCGGGCGAGCGGCCGCAGATCGTCGTTCCGGCCGGCTGGTGGCAGTCGGCGCGCAGCCTCGGCGAGTGGACGCTGGTCGGCTGCACGGTGGCCCCGGGCTTCGACTTCGCCGCCTTCGAATTGGCCGAACCGGACTGGCAGCCAAAAACCGCCTGA
- the gloB gene encoding hydroxyacylglutathione hydrolase, protein MSVQIEQFMCRTDNFGVLVHDPRSGQTALIDAPEEAPILAAVKRTGWTPTMILTTHHHADHVEANRALKERFKLRIIGPAAEKDKIPGIDETVEEGSVVHLGDERIEVIATPGHTAGHVSYHLPASRVAFTADTLFALGCGRLFECKPPVMYGSLKKLAALPAETAIYCGHEYTLSNARFALTIDPSNSALKERASRIEALRADNKPTLPTTIGEELSTNPFLRWHDPAIRRHLGMESASDAEVFAEIRKRKDNF, encoded by the coding sequence ATGTCCGTCCAGATCGAGCAGTTCATGTGCCGCACCGACAATTTCGGCGTACTCGTGCACGATCCCAGGAGCGGACAGACGGCGCTCATCGACGCGCCGGAAGAAGCGCCGATCCTTGCGGCGGTCAAGCGCACCGGCTGGACGCCGACGATGATCCTGACCACGCACCACCATGCCGATCACGTCGAAGCCAATCGGGCGCTGAAGGAGCGGTTCAAGCTGCGCATCATCGGGCCGGCGGCGGAGAAGGATAAGATCCCCGGCATTGATGAAACCGTCGAGGAAGGCTCAGTCGTCCATCTTGGCGACGAAAGGATCGAGGTCATCGCAACGCCCGGGCACACCGCCGGCCATGTCTCCTACCATCTGCCGGCATCGAGAGTGGCCTTCACCGCCGACACGCTGTTCGCGCTGGGCTGCGGCAGGCTGTTCGAGTGCAAGCCGCCGGTGATGTACGGCTCGCTTAAGAAGCTTGCAGCGCTGCCGGCCGAGACGGCGATCTATTGCGGGCATGAATACACGCTCTCCAACGCCCGCTTCGCGCTGACCATCGACCCGAGCAATTCGGCGCTCAAGGAACGCGCCTCCAGGATCGAGGCGCTGCGCGCCGATAACAAGCCGACCTTGCCGACGACGATCGGCGAGGAACTGTCGACCAACCCGTTCCTGCGCTGGCACGACCCGGCGATCCGCAGGCATCTCGGCATGGAAAGCGCGAGCGACGCCGAGGTTTTCGCCGAAATCCGCAAGCGCAAAGACAACTTTTGA
- a CDS encoding methyltransferase domain-containing protein, protein MHSDIVDLRSFYSTTLGRLAERAITMALSSIWAAVPNERLVGLGYTLPWLERFGTDAERVFAFMPATQGAVVWPPTGPTATALVFDEELPLVDSCIDRMLLVHSLEHVENPRETLNEIWRVLSPAGRVVIVVPNRRGVWARFEHTPFGNGRPFSRGQLTELLREANFTPAAWSDALFFPPSPRHFMMRFHNVLEQAGRRFWPIFSGVIIVEAQKRLYQGVPVAQRASRRVFVPVFSPQGATTLGRTALDATRKRLTRS, encoded by the coding sequence ATGCATTCCGATATCGTCGATCTCCGCTCATTCTATTCGACCACGCTCGGGCGCCTGGCCGAGCGCGCGATCACCATGGCATTGTCGTCGATATGGGCGGCGGTGCCGAACGAAAGGCTGGTCGGGCTCGGCTATACATTGCCCTGGCTGGAGCGCTTCGGCACCGACGCCGAGCGGGTGTTCGCCTTCATGCCGGCGACCCAAGGAGCGGTGGTGTGGCCGCCGACCGGGCCGACGGCGACGGCGCTCGTCTTCGACGAGGAGCTGCCGCTGGTCGATTCCTGCATCGACCGGATGCTGCTCGTCCATTCGCTCGAACATGTCGAGAATCCGCGCGAGACGCTGAACGAGATCTGGCGCGTGCTGTCGCCGGCGGGTCGGGTCGTCATCGTGGTCCCGAACCGACGCGGCGTCTGGGCGCGTTTCGAGCACACGCCCTTCGGCAATGGCCGGCCGTTCTCGCGCGGCCAACTGACCGAGTTGCTGCGCGAGGCCAATTTCACTCCGGCGGCATGGTCCGACGCGCTGTTCTTTCCGCCGTCGCCGCGGCACTTCATGATGCGGTTCCACAATGTGCTGGAGCAGGCGGGGCGACGGTTCTGGCCGATCTTTTCGGGCGTCATCATCGTCGAGGCGCAGAAACGGCTCTATCAAGGCGTGCCGGTCGCGCAGCGCGCCTCGCGCCGTGTCTTCGTGCCGGTCTTCTCGCCGCAAGGGGCGACGACGCTCGGCCGCACAGCCTTGGACGCCACGCGGAAGCGATTGACGCGTTCGTGA